A window of bacterium genomic DNA:
TCCTGATCCTGCGGAAATTGATCTCCAAACCGCATTGGGGCGGACACATCTTGGGAAAATAACGATTGCTGCGAGCCACCCTGCCCCCCAAGTAAGGGGCCTTTTCCACCAGGTAAACGGGAAAACCCACTTCAGCGGCTTCCACAGCGGCCGTAAGCCCGCTTATCCCGCCACCCACCACCAGGATCCCCCTCTGTGCTGCGCCTGACATCTGGCTCCACCTCCAAATTGAACTGTGTTCCAGCCTGGCAAATTCTAAGCATTTTAGCCACCTGACCTCCTTGTGTCAAGGAATTCCACATCTGCTCAATACGGGAATTCCTTGTCCTGAGTTGAGCTCTCGTGAAATCACTTGACAATGAATCTAGGCTTTTTCTAAGATGCCAAGCGATCCTGGATAGCTTAGCAAGGCTTGTTGCCCAAAATAAACGCTCTGCGTGAGGAGGGAGCCATGAGAAGAGGTGTGTTCCTGGCAGCAGCGGCTTGGGTGTGGGTCCTGGTCTCAATGGCGGGATCCGGTTGGGGAGCTGATGAGATCAAGGTGGGGGTGGTGGGGCCCATGGCCTTTACCCAGGGGGAAGGACACTGGAATGGAGCCACCATGGCGGCGGAGGAGATAAATGCCAAAGGGGGTGTGCAGGTAGGAAAGAAGAAATTGCCTATAAAACTAGTTAAAGTTGACTCCAACGAATTCTTGAACGTAACCGATGCCACCAATGCCATGGAGAGGGCCATCACGTATGACAAGGTGGATTTCTTGATGGGCGGTTTCCGCACAGAGGCTGTGTTGGCCATGCAGGACATAGCCATGGAGTACAAGAAGATATTCCTGGGTTGCGGAGCAGCCCACCCTGAGCTGTGCGCCAGGGTGGCCAAGGATTACGAGAAGTACAAGTACTGGTTCCGAGTGACCCCCATAAATTCTACCTTTTTGGTGAAGGTGGATTTCCTGCTTCTGGAAATGGTGGCCAAGAAGATGGCCACTGAACTTGGGATCTCCAAGCCCAAGGTGGCCATAGTGGCCGAGAAGGCCGTCTGGGCAGATCCCATAGTCAATATTGCCCAGGAAAACCTTCCCAAGATGGGCATGGAAATAGCCGGGGTTTGGAGACCTTCGCCTGTGGCCACTGATGTCAGCGCTGAGCTTTCGGCAGTGCAAAGTGCAGGAGCCCACATCATATTCACTTCTTTTTCCTCCTCGGTGGGAATCCCCTTTGCAAAACAGTGGGGAGAGCTGCAGGTGCCCGCTGCTGCGGTGGGTATCAACGTGGAGGCTCAGAAAGACGGATTTTGGGCGGCCACGGGTGGCAAAGGCAACTACACCCTCACCATGAACACCTACGCCAGGGTGAAAATGACCGATTCCACCATACCTTTCTTTGACAAGTACAAGGAGCGCTTCAAGGAAGCCCCCAACTACACTGCTGGCACTTACGATGCCCTTCACATACTGGTCCAGGCCATAGAGAGGGCAGGCACTCTGGACTCTGCCAAGGTGGTTCAAGAATTGGAGAAGACACAGTACATGGGGGGAGCCGGAAAAATAGTCTTCAGCAAAGACCATGACGTGACCTGGGGACCTGGGTTTGTCACAGCCATAGGCACCCAGTGGCAGGACGGCCAGAACCTCTGTGTTTGGCCAGACGGATGGCAGGGCATCAAGTACGAAGGTTGTGTGGATTATAAGATACCGCCTTGGGTGAGAGCCCATTACAAGAAGTAGAGTCAGGTACATGGGCCTCATGGGGCTGGTGAGCTGCCCCATGAGGCTATCAAGACCTGGGAAGGGAGGAATGGTGTTTGGCTTCTGACATAATAGTCAACGGCCTCATCTCAGGGAGCATATATGCTCTTTTGGCCATTGGTTTCTCCCTCATCTTCGGGGTGGCCAGAATAGTCAACATAGCACATACCGCCTTTTACATGGTGGCTGCCTACGCAATTCACTTCGCGCTTCACAATTTGGGCGTTCCTTACCTTCTGGCCATGCCTCTGGCCATTGTCTTGGTGGTCGGCTTGGGGCTTGCCTGCTACAGGCTCTTCATAGACCCCATCCGTGAGCACGAGGCTGCAGTGCTCATTGCCACCATAGCCTTGGCCATGGTTTTCCAGGAAGTGACCCTGATGCTCTTCAAGGGGCATTACAGAGGCACACCTCCTCTGCTGGAGGGTTTTCTTACGGTGGCTGGGGTCAAGGTGGCTTACCAGCAACTGTTGAGCTTTGTGGTAGTGCTCTTGGTGTTGGGCCTGGTTTGGCTTTTCCTGGGACACACACGCCTGGGCTTGGCCATAAGAACCACTGCCCAGGACAGGGAAGTGGCCAATCTGATGGGCATGGATGTGGCCAGGATAGCCATGCTCACCATGGCCATATCAGTGGGCATGGCCGGGGTGGCCGGAGCCGTGGTGGTCCCATTGTTCGTGCTGGACCCCTTCATGTGGCTGGCCCCCCTGATAATGATCATGGCTGTGGTGGTGCTGGGGGGGTTGGGAAG
This region includes:
- a CDS encoding ABC transporter substrate-binding protein, which produces MRRGVFLAAAAWVWVLVSMAGSGWGADEIKVGVVGPMAFTQGEGHWNGATMAAEEINAKGGVQVGKKKLPIKLVKVDSNEFLNVTDATNAMERAITYDKVDFLMGGFRTEAVLAMQDIAMEYKKIFLGCGAAHPELCARVAKDYEKYKYWFRVTPINSTFLVKVDFLLLEMVAKKMATELGISKPKVAIVAEKAVWADPIVNIAQENLPKMGMEIAGVWRPSPVATDVSAELSAVQSAGAHIIFTSFSSSVGIPFAKQWGELQVPAAAVGINVEAQKDGFWAATGGKGNYTLTMNTYARVKMTDSTIPFFDKYKERFKEAPNYTAGTYDALHILVQAIERAGTLDSAKVVQELEKTQYMGGAGKIVFSKDHDVTWGPGFVTAIGTQWQDGQNLCVWPDGWQGIKYEGCVDYKIPPWVRAHYKK
- a CDS encoding branched-chain amino acid ABC transporter permease → MASDIIVNGLISGSIYALLAIGFSLIFGVARIVNIAHTAFYMVAAYAIHFALHNLGVPYLLAMPLAIVLVVGLGLACYRLFIDPIREHEAAVLIATIALAMVFQEVTLMLFKGHYRGTPPLLEGFLTVAGVKVAYQQLLSFVVVLLVLGLVWLFLGHTRLGLAIRTTAQDREVANLMGMDVARIAMLTMAISVGMAGVAGAVVVPLFVLDPFMWLAPLIMIMAVVVLGGLGSIKGSFLGAYILGFAESLVVFLLPMGSFLKGSVALSVMIVVLLIRPEGLFGIAFEEER